In Burkholderia savannae, one genomic interval encodes:
- a CDS encoding hemagglutinin repeat-containing protein, with translation MNRNCYRVIFNRTRHALMPVQETASSTSRSPGSRQGAAPQSNVFDFSFGPRTLVIAALMLWAGQSAFAQVVAGGAHAPSVIQAPNGIQQVNINRPGSSGVSMNTYNQFDVPKPGIILNNSPINVQTQLGGIIGGNPNFQAGDAARLIVNQVNSNNPSFIRGKVEIGGAAAQLVIANQAGLVVDGGGFLNTSRATLTTGNPNFGPDGSLVGFNVNQGLISVVGAGLDTANVDQVDLLARAVQINAKAYAKTLNVVAGSNQIDYNSLNATPIAGNGAAPAIAIDVSQLGGMYANRVFLVSSENGVGVANAGDIAAQAGDLTLQANGRLVLSGQTNAAGNMSLAASGGIQNTGVTYGKQSVTINTGADLINSGALTAQQNLTANVGSLNSTGTLGAGINADSTVGTSGDLSVTGSGQVTATGTNSAAGNTTFTGSGVDLSNSATAANGNLSVTATAGDSNLAGSTVSAKGAVKASATGTVINDQGNLSSGSDMTLSGGNLSNQGGRANSQGPLSVQMAGTVSNQNGMLSSQSTADVRGSAIQNNAGLIQSAGKQTIAGASIDNSAGRLISLNADGLSVMATGALTNAVGANVSGDPGGVIGGKGDVTVQGNTVTNSGSMSADANLRVIGQRVDNGNGTLHAGQTTTVDAGNHFSNAGGRVEGQSAVLNGTTLDNSQGTVNATAVSLNGSTLLNHGGTVTQTGTGPMTVAITDTLDNSNNGLIQTRSTDLSLTPAALINDNGGTITHVGTGTLTVGNGSGTVSNKAGTIASNGQTVLQGKTIDNSAGSASGQTGLSVNASDSITNLSGKLTSNANVDVTAGGALVNDGGELGSKTATTTIHSASLSNLSGKIASPTLTATIAGLIDNSQNGDIEGNQLALTAANLKNQGGHISQWQSGPTTLAVAGTLDNSNGGVIQTNSTDLTLAPAALDNSKGTITHGGTGTLTLTPGNGAGALQNIGGTIGTNGQAIVKAGSLDNGSGVIAAKLGLAATIAGAMNNAQGLMRSNAALSIIGNGALSNQQGHIEAGTAGDTSTLSIQAASIDNTDGAVHDFGSGAMNVQGGSQIVNSHAGGVAGMGQMTGQGDVTIAASAISNTQGGQLMGGSLHVKGDTVDNSGGQLGDVANSTGDVDVTTTGAISNANGSISSTRDLTVAASTLLGGGAYSAAHDATMNLQGDFTTTPQTQFNIGHDLTFTLSGTFANSANLQSVHNLTVNAGNIVNTGAMTAGSLLSTHSGDLTNYGAMVGGSVAVQASGTVSNLGPVALIGASNTSGLLEILAHDIENRDDTTLGDSMPTATIFGLGKVALAGGKDANGNYTNAALINNSSAAIQSGASMELHADKVTNTRRVMQTSGNTNQVDPALLQQLGISMSGCAAYYIAACSGQDVHWINLFHDPNYPDYDPAPIIAALKLQPGGVFTVPPNGGQWNSGYQYTTYEGKAVANTVTKLSPGAQIASGGDLDASTVKTFQNYWSSVTAVGNIKQPVSLDMDGWGATGQQAPGVTVTYSGYYHYNNYDNSEHNWTLPFGDKPFVGGPGGYTQAAPADVRQYSLPDYRSTWGANGTISGNGVSVNNTAANATIPSLGLLPGQAVPGLTIGTVSGNASGTQSGSAAIKGGTPTWVDPVIASATAVNVLNNLTIPQGGLYRPNPAPNPTYLIETNPAFTRMNNFLSSDYYLNQIGVNPLTTEKRLGDGFYEQQLVRNQVTQLTGKAVLGPYTDLQGMYQSLMLAGAELSKSLNLPLGMSLSAQQVAALTTNVIIMQTETVGGQQVLVPVVYLAKADQQNANGPLITAGNIDLKNTQVFTNSGTVKADTTLALQGKQIDNAFGALQSGGLMSLDTTGNVDLTSANVKAGSLDLNAGNKLILDTATQTTHQVSRDGATSDKTTLGPAANLNVAGDASIKTGGDFQQNAGNLNVGGNLNANIGGNWNLGVQQTGEHKVVQRANGVSDTDLNSATGSTVNVGGKSAIGVGGDLTAQGAQLDFGQGGTIAAKGNVTFGAASVTSTINANSSGDQGNRSYAETRHGSDQALTGTTVKGGDTLNVVSGKDINVIGSTIDLKKGDANLLAAGDVNVGAATETHVYNSRETHSRSGVVSGTKIASSQDASSTVANGSLISADGVSIGSGKDINIQGSTVVGTHDVALNAAHDVNVTTSQNTSQSSTTYQEQHSGLMSGGGLSFSVGNSKLAQQNQVSNVTNYASTVGSVDGNLTVNAGNTLHVQGSDLVAGKDVTGTAANIVIDSATDTTHQAQQQQTSKSGLTVGLSGSVGDAINNAISETQAARESAKDSNGRASALHSIAAAGDVAFGGMGGAALLNGAKGPQAPSIGVQVSVGSSHSSMQSSEDQTIQRGSSINAGGNAKLIATGNGTPKDGNITIAGSNVNAANVALIANNQVNLVNTTDTDKTQSSNSSSGSSVGVSIGTNGIGVSASMQRAHGDGNSDAAIQNNTHINASQTATIVSGGDTNVIGANVNANKVVADVGGNLNVASVQDTTVSAAHQSSAGGGFTISQTGGGASFSAQNGHADGNYAGVNEQAGIQAGSGGFDVTVKGNTDLKGAYIASTADASKNSLTTGTLTTSDIENHSHYSANSAGFSAGASVGVSTKAVGPSSVSGSGGVTPMVFQNDSGDQSATTKSAVSAGTINITKPGEQTQDVANLNRDTTNLNGTVSKTPDVQKMLSQQADTMNAAQAAGQTVSQAIGLYADHKRDAALDAADKAYKAGDLAGAQAALNEAKGWMEGGASRAELQMGGGALIGGLGGGSALTAIGGAAGAGTSSLLANQAEKISKSVGDTTGSSLVGNIAANVAATVGGALVGGSAGAAMASNVQLYNAGNDANNKDAQAKATGLQGLINQAVAAGVGAVNTVAGVRNAIGNAIGDAVDSAASQFGTLMKRDAQDKMSQSPAQLISQSVANGVNTVLGSKGGEPPIAGPGTVLVNSSMEQAANASLTGSRGAPSNAILSNNGGDDANANANGATGNGPYSNLTDSSSVGPGKNFTATQKKNIIEQNMANNGGELRSDLDGTLLVPASKSQKGVTPPPNEVQIDHIVAKNPADSSAPAGTNSYSNAQVLSREQNRDKSNKPPK, from the coding sequence GTGAACCGTAATTGCTACCGGGTGATCTTCAACCGTACACGGCATGCGCTGATGCCGGTACAGGAAACCGCCAGTTCCACAAGCCGATCACCGGGTAGTCGACAGGGAGCCGCCCCTCAGTCGAACGTATTCGATTTCTCATTCGGTCCACGTACGCTCGTTATCGCCGCGTTGATGTTGTGGGCCGGCCAAAGTGCCTTTGCTCAGGTCGTCGCGGGAGGTGCGCACGCGCCGTCCGTGATTCAGGCCCCGAACGGAATCCAACAGGTGAACATCAACCGCCCCGGCTCGTCGGGTGTGTCGATGAATACCTACAACCAGTTCGACGTACCCAAGCCAGGGATTATTCTCAATAACTCGCCGATTAACGTCCAGACTCAACTGGGCGGCATTATCGGCGGCAACCCCAATTTTCAGGCCGGTGACGCGGCGCGTCTGATCGTCAACCAGGTCAACAGCAACAACCCGAGCTTTATTCGCGGCAAAGTCGAGATTGGGGGCGCGGCCGCACAGCTCGTGATCGCGAATCAGGCCGGGCTGGTCGTGGATGGCGGCGGCTTCCTCAATACGAGCCGAGCCACGCTGACAACGGGCAATCCGAACTTCGGGCCAGACGGCTCGCTAGTCGGCTTCAACGTGAATCAGGGCTTGATTTCGGTGGTCGGCGCGGGGCTCGATACGGCCAATGTCGATCAGGTGGACTTGTTGGCACGCGCCGTCCAGATCAACGCGAAGGCGTACGCGAAGACCCTGAATGTGGTCGCTGGATCGAACCAGATCGACTACAACAGCCTGAACGCGACGCCAATCGCCGGCAATGGCGCAGCGCCCGCCATCGCGATCGACGTGAGCCAGCTTGGCGGAATGTATGCCAATAGGGTCTTTCTCGTCTCGTCAGAAAATGGCGTTGGTGTTGCAAATGCCGGCGACATCGCCGCTCAAGCGGGCGACCTGACGCTGCAAGCGAACGGTCGCCTCGTGCTGTCCGGCCAGACCAATGCGGCCGGCAATATGTCGCTGGCGGCCTCGGGCGGTATCCAGAACACCGGCGTCACGTATGGCAAACAGTCGGTCACGATCAACACGGGCGCGGACCTGATCAACAGCGGCGCGTTGACCGCCCAGCAGAACCTGACCGCCAACGTCGGTAGCCTCAATTCGACGGGCACCCTTGGCGCAGGCATCAACGCCGACAGCACGGTCGGAACGAGCGGCGACCTGAGCGTCACGGGCAGCGGCCAGGTGACCGCGACGGGTACCAACAGCGCAGCCGGTAACACGACCTTCACCGGCAGCGGCGTCGATCTTTCGAACAGCGCGACGGCCGCCAACGGCAACCTGAGCGTGACCGCGACGGCGGGCGACTCGAACCTTGCCGGCTCGACCGTCAGCGCCAAGGGTGCTGTGAAAGCCAGTGCGACGGGCACGGTCATCAACGATCAGGGCAATCTGTCGAGCGGCTCGGACATGACCCTGAGCGGTGGCAACCTGTCGAATCAGGGCGGCCGCGCTAATTCGCAAGGCCCGCTGTCGGTGCAGATGGCCGGCACCGTGTCGAACCAAAACGGCATGCTGAGTTCACAGAGCACGGCCGACGTTCGCGGGAGTGCGATCCAGAACAATGCCGGGCTGATTCAAAGCGCGGGCAAGCAAACGATTGCTGGCGCATCGATCGACAATTCGGCCGGCCGGCTGATTTCCCTGAACGCGGACGGCCTGTCGGTGATGGCGACTGGCGCACTCACCAACGCGGTCGGCGCGAACGTGAGCGGCGATCCGGGCGGCGTCATCGGCGGCAAGGGTGACGTGACCGTACAGGGGAACACGGTCACGAACAGCGGCTCGATGTCGGCCGACGCGAACCTGCGCGTGATCGGCCAGCGCGTCGACAACGGTAACGGCACGCTGCACGCCGGACAGACCACCACCGTCGACGCCGGCAATCATTTTTCGAATGCCGGCGGCAGAGTTGAGGGGCAAAGCGCCGTGTTGAACGGCACGACGCTGGACAACTCCCAGGGCACGGTCAATGCGACGGCGGTCTCGCTGAACGGTTCGACGCTGCTGAACCACGGCGGGACGGTCACGCAAACCGGCACCGGCCCGATGACGGTCGCGATCACCGACACGCTCGATAACTCGAACAACGGTCTGATCCAGACGCGCAGCACGGATCTGTCGCTCACGCCTGCTGCGCTGATCAACGACAACGGCGGCACGATCACGCACGTCGGCACGGGCACGCTGACGGTCGGCAACGGTTCGGGCACGGTCAGCAACAAAGCGGGCACGATTGCCAGCAACGGCCAAACCGTCCTGCAAGGCAAGACGATCGACAACTCGGCTGGTTCCGCGTCCGGCCAAACTGGCCTGAGCGTCAATGCCTCTGACTCGATCACGAACCTGAGCGGCAAGCTCACGTCGAACGCCAACGTCGACGTGACCGCAGGCGGTGCACTGGTCAACGACGGCGGCGAACTCGGTTCGAAAACGGCCACGACGACGATTCACAGCGCCTCGCTGTCGAACCTAAGCGGCAAAATCGCCTCCCCCACCCTGACGGCCACCATCGCCGGCCTGATCGACAACAGCCAGAACGGCGACATCGAAGGCAACCAGCTTGCGTTGACGGCCGCGAACCTGAAAAACCAGGGCGGCCACATTTCGCAATGGCAGAGCGGCCCGACGACACTTGCTGTCGCTGGCACGCTCGACAATTCGAATGGCGGCGTCATCCAGACCAACAGCACGGACCTGACGCTCGCACCGGCCGCCCTGGACAACTCGAAAGGCACCATCACGCATGGCGGCACCGGCACGCTGACGCTCACGCCGGGCAATGGCGCGGGGGCTTTGCAAAATATCGGCGGCACGATCGGCACCAACGGACAGGCCATCGTGAAGGCCGGCAGTCTGGACAATGGTAGCGGCGTCATCGCGGCGAAACTGGGTCTGGCGGCCACGATCGCCGGGGCGATGAACAACGCTCAGGGCCTGATGCGCTCCAACGCGGCGCTGTCGATCATCGGCAACGGGGCGCTGTCGAACCAGCAAGGGCACATCGAGGCGGGCACGGCGGGCGACACGAGCACGCTGTCGATTCAGGCCGCGTCGATCGACAACACCGATGGCGCGGTGCACGACTTCGGCAGCGGCGCGATGAACGTGCAAGGCGGCAGCCAGATCGTGAACAGCCATGCGGGCGGCGTCGCCGGCATGGGGCAGATGACCGGCCAGGGTGATGTGACGATCGCCGCGAGTGCGATTTCGAACACGCAGGGCGGCCAGTTGATGGGCGGATCGCTCCATGTTAAAGGTGATACGGTCGACAATTCCGGCGGGCAATTAGGCGACGTCGCGAACTCGACCGGCGACGTGGATGTTACGACGACGGGCGCGATCTCGAACGCCAATGGTTCGATCAGCTCGACACGTGACCTGACGGTAGCGGCTTCGACGTTGCTCGGCGGTGGCGCATACAGCGCGGCACACGACGCGACGATGAACCTGCAAGGCGACTTCACGACCACGCCGCAAACGCAGTTCAACATCGGTCACGACCTGACCTTCACGTTGTCGGGCACGTTCGCCAACAGCGCGAACCTGCAATCGGTCCACAATCTGACGGTCAACGCCGGCAACATCGTCAACACGGGGGCGATGACGGCCGGTAGCCTGCTCAGTACGCATTCGGGCGACCTGACGAACTACGGCGCGATGGTTGGCGGCAGCGTCGCCGTCCAGGCGAGCGGCACGGTGTCGAACCTCGGCCCTGTCGCGCTGATCGGCGCATCGAACACGTCGGGCCTGCTCGAAATTCTGGCGCACGACATCGAGAACCGCGACGACACGACGCTGGGCGATTCGATGCCGACCGCGACGATATTCGGGCTCGGCAAAGTGGCTTTGGCGGGCGGCAAGGATGCGAACGGCAACTATACGAACGCGGCGTTGATCAACAATTCGTCGGCGGCGATCCAATCGGGCGCTTCGATGGAACTGCACGCCGACAAGGTCACGAACACGCGGCGCGTGATGCAGACCTCGGGCAACACGAACCAGGTTGATCCTGCATTGCTGCAACAGCTCGGCATCAGCATGTCGGGGTGCGCCGCTTACTACATCGCGGCCTGTAGTGGTCAGGACGTGCACTGGATCAACCTGTTCCACGATCCGAATTACCCCGATTACGATCCCGCGCCGATCATCGCCGCGCTCAAATTGCAGCCGGGCGGGGTCTTCACGGTACCGCCGAACGGCGGCCAGTGGAACAGCGGTTATCAGTACACGACCTACGAGGGCAAGGCGGTAGCCAACACGGTGACGAAGCTGAGCCCGGGCGCGCAGATCGCGTCGGGCGGCGATCTCGACGCGTCGACGGTCAAGACATTCCAGAACTACTGGAGCAGCGTGACGGCGGTCGGCAACATCAAGCAGCCCGTGAGTCTCGATATGGACGGCTGGGGCGCGACGGGCCAGCAAGCGCCGGGCGTAACGGTCACGTATTCCGGCTACTACCACTACAACAACTACGACAACTCGGAACACAACTGGACCTTGCCGTTCGGCGACAAGCCGTTCGTTGGCGGACCGGGGGGCTATACGCAAGCGGCTCCTGCCGACGTGAGGCAGTACAGCCTGCCCGACTATCGCTCGACCTGGGGCGCGAACGGCACGATCTCGGGCAACGGCGTGAGCGTGAACAACACGGCGGCCAATGCGACCATTCCGTCGCTCGGCTTGCTGCCCGGTCAGGCCGTGCCGGGACTGACGATCGGGACGGTGAGCGGCAACGCGAGCGGCACGCAATCGGGATCCGCCGCGATCAAGGGCGGTACGCCCACCTGGGTCGATCCGGTCATCGCAAGCGCGACCGCCGTGAACGTGCTGAACAACCTGACGATTCCGCAAGGCGGCCTGTACCGGCCGAACCCTGCCCCGAACCCGACATACCTCATCGAGACGAACCCCGCGTTCACTCGAATGAACAATTTCCTGTCGAGCGACTATTACCTGAACCAGATCGGCGTGAATCCGCTGACGACCGAGAAGCGCCTTGGAGATGGATTCTACGAGCAGCAGCTCGTGCGTAACCAGGTCACGCAACTGACGGGCAAGGCGGTATTGGGCCCGTATACGGACCTTCAGGGCATGTATCAGTCGTTGATGCTCGCGGGCGCGGAATTGTCGAAGTCGCTGAACTTGCCGCTCGGCATGAGCCTGTCGGCGCAGCAGGTGGCTGCGCTCACGACCAACGTGATCATCATGCAGACCGAGACGGTTGGCGGTCAGCAAGTTCTCGTGCCGGTCGTATATCTGGCGAAGGCCGATCAGCAGAACGCGAACGGCCCGCTGATCACGGCCGGTAATATCGACTTGAAGAATACGCAGGTCTTCACGAACAGCGGCACCGTGAAGGCGGACACGACGCTCGCGCTTCAGGGCAAGCAGATCGACAACGCGTTCGGCGCACTGCAAAGCGGCGGGCTGATGTCGCTCGATACGACGGGCAACGTGGATCTTACGTCGGCCAATGTGAAGGCCGGCAGCCTCGACCTGAACGCGGGCAACAAGCTGATTCTGGATACCGCGACGCAGACGACGCACCAGGTGAGCCGCGATGGCGCGACGAGCGACAAGACGACGCTCGGGCCGGCCGCGAACCTGAACGTGGCCGGCGACGCGTCGATCAAGACCGGCGGCGATTTCCAGCAGAACGCGGGCAACCTGAATGTCGGCGGGAACCTGAACGCCAATATTGGCGGGAACTGGAATCTCGGCGTGCAGCAGACCGGCGAACACAAGGTCGTGCAGCGTGCGAACGGCGTGTCGGATACGGACCTCAACAGCGCGACCGGCAGCACCGTGAACGTCGGCGGCAAATCGGCCATCGGTGTGGGCGGTGACTTGACCGCGCAAGGTGCGCAGCTCGACTTCGGCCAGGGCGGCACGATCGCGGCCAAGGGGAACGTGACCTTCGGTGCGGCGAGCGTCACGTCGACCATCAACGCCAACAGCTCGGGCGACCAGGGGAATCGCAGCTATGCGGAAACCCGGCATGGATCGGACCAGGCGCTGACGGGTACGACCGTCAAGGGCGGCGATACGCTGAATGTAGTGTCGGGCAAGGACATCAACGTCATCGGCAGCACGATCGACCTGAAGAAAGGCGATGCGAACCTGCTCGCGGCCGGCGATGTGAATGTCGGGGCCGCGACTGAAACGCACGTGTACAACTCACGCGAGACGCATAGCCGTAGCGGCGTCGTGAGCGGCACAAAAATCGCCAGCAGCCAGGACGCGAGCAGCACGGTGGCGAACGGCAGCCTGATTTCGGCGGACGGCGTGTCGATCGGCAGCGGCAAGGACATCAACATCCAGGGTAGTACGGTCGTCGGCACGCACGATGTGGCGCTGAACGCGGCGCACGATGTGAACGTGACGACTTCGCAGAACACCAGCCAGTCGTCGACCACCTATCAGGAACAGCACTCGGGCTTGATGTCGGGCGGCGGCCTGTCTTTCTCGGTCGGCAACAGCAAGCTCGCGCAGCAGAATCAGGTGTCGAACGTCACGAACTACGCGAGTACGGTCGGTTCGGTCGACGGTAATCTGACCGTTAACGCGGGCAATACGCTGCACGTGCAAGGCAGCGATCTGGTCGCGGGCAAGGACGTGACCGGGACGGCCGCGAATATCGTGATCGATTCGGCCACCGACACGACACATCAAGCGCAACAGCAGCAGACCAGCAAGAGCGGGCTGACGGTCGGCCTGTCGGGCTCAGTGGGCGATGCGATCAACAATGCGATCAGCGAGACGCAGGCCGCGCGCGAATCGGCGAAGGACAGCAACGGCCGCGCGTCGGCGCTCCATAGCATCGCGGCGGCCGGCGACGTGGCATTCGGCGGCATGGGCGGCGCAGCGCTGTTGAACGGCGCGAAGGGGCCGCAGGCTCCGAGCATCGGTGTGCAGGTAAGCGTTGGTTCGAGCCATAGTTCGATGCAGTCGTCGGAAGACCAGACGATTCAGCGTGGCTCAAGCATCAATGCGGGAGGCAACGCGAAGCTGATTGCGACGGGCAACGGCACGCCGAAGGACGGCAACATCACGATCGCGGGCTCGAACGTGAACGCGGCCAACGTGGCGCTGATCGCGAACAATCAGGTCAATCTCGTCAATACGACCGATACGGACAAAACGCAGAGTTCGAACTCGTCGTCTGGGTCGAGCGTCGGCGTGTCGATCGGCACGAATGGCATCGGCGTGTCCGCATCGATGCAGCGCGCACACGGCGACGGCAATTCGGATGCGGCGATCCAGAACAACACGCACATCAACGCCAGCCAGACCGCGACCATCGTGAGCGGCGGCGACACGAACGTGATCGGCGCGAACGTGAACGCGAACAAGGTCGTGGCCGACGTGGGCGGCAACCTGAACGTGGCGAGCGTCCAGGATACGACCGTGAGCGCCGCGCATCAGTCGAGCGCGGGCGGCGGCTTCACGATCAGCCAGACCGGCGGCGGGGCTAGTTTCAGTGCACAGAACGGCCACGCGGACGGTAACTATGCGGGCGTGAATGAGCAGGCAGGTATCCAGGCGGGCTCGGGCGGGTTCGACGTGACCGTGAAGGGCAACACCGACCTGAAGGGCGCGTATATCGCCAGCACGGCCGATGCGTCGAAGAACAGTCTGACGACGGGCACGCTCACGACGAGCGACATCGAGAACCACTCGCACTACAGCGCGAACAGTGCGGGCTTTAGCGCTGGCGCGTCAGTTGGGGTAAGCACCAAGGCAGTTGGGCCGTCGTCGGTATCGGGTTCGGGTGGCGTCACGCCGATGGTGTTCCAGAACGACAGCGGCGACCAGAGCGCGACGACGAAGAGCGCGGTGAGCGCCGGCACGATCAATATCACGAAGCCGGGCGAGCAGACGCAGGACGTCGCGAACCTGAACCGCGACACGACGAATCTGAACGGGACCGTTTCGAAGACGCCTGATGTACAAAAGATGCTGTCGCAGCAGGCTGACACGATGAACGCCGCCCAGGCGGCCGGGCAGACGGTGTCGCAGGCGATCGGTCTGTATGCCGACCACAAGCGCGACGCAGCATTGGACGCGGCTGACAAAGCCTATAAGGCTGGCGATTTGGCGGGCGCACAGGCGGCGTTGAACGAAGCCAAGGGCTGGATGGAAGGCGGAGCGTCGCGCGCGGAACTGCAAATGGGCGGCGGTGCACTGATCGGCGGGCTCGGCGGCGGCAGCGCGCTCACGGCGATTGGTGGGGCAGCGGGAGCCGGCACGTCATCACTGCTGGCGAACCAGGCTGAGAAGATCAGTAAATCGGTCGGCGATACGACCGGCTCGTCGCTGGTCGGCAACATCGCTGCGAACGTCGCGGCAACGGTTGGTGGCGCATTGGTTGGCGGTAGCGCAGGCGCGGCGATGGCGTCGAATGTGCAGCTTTACAACGCAGGTAACGACGCCAACAACAAGGATGCGCAGGCGAAGGCGACCGGGCTTCAGGGACTAATCAATCAAGCGGTGGCCGCCGGCGTTGGCGCGGTGAATACGGTCGCTGGCGTACGAAATGCCATCGGAAACGCGATTGGTGATGCTGTCGATTCAGCCGCGAGCCAGTTCGGCACGTTGATGAAGCGCGACGCTCAGGACAAGATGTCGCAGTCGCCAGCCCAGTTGATCTCTCAGAGCGTAGCGAATGGGGTCAACACGGTCTTGGGGTCGAAGGGGGGCGAGCCGCCGATAGCCGGTCCAGGTACAGTGTTGGTAAATTCCTCTATGGAACAGGCAGCGAACGCTTCGTTGACGGGTTCGCGAGGCGCGCCGTCCAATGCAATCCTGTCGAATAATGGTGGGGATGACGCCAATGCTAATGCGAACGGTGCAACTGGAAATGGCCCATATTCGAACCTTACCGATTCCTCGAGTGTTGGGCCGGGGAAAAATTTCACGGCAACGCAGAAGAAAAACATCATTGAACAGAACATGGCTAACAATGGTGGCGAATTGAGGTCTGATCTAGATGGGACGCTGCTAGTGCCGGCGAGCAAAAGTCAAAAGGGGGTCACTCCGCCTCCCAATGAGGTTCAAATCGACCATATTGTGGCAAAGAATCCGGCAGATTCGAGTGCTCCGGCGGGTACCAATAGCTATAGTAATGCGCAAGTTTTGTCTCGGGAGCAGAATCGAGATAAGTCGAATAAGCCGCCTAAATAG
- a CDS encoding helix-turn-helix transcriptional regulator gives MVFKLLRLVGVLDTVGVKKTTLYRWIREGKFPAPVQLGARSVGWRATDVQQWVESRQSTRGQA, from the coding sequence ATGGTTTTCAAACTGCTTCGTCTTGTCGGCGTGCTCGATACCGTCGGCGTCAAGAAAACAACGCTGTATCGCTGGATTCGCGAGGGCAAGTTTCCAGCGCCGGTCCAGTTGGGTGCCAGGAGCGTCGGCTGGCGCGCCACAGACGTCCAGCAATGGGTCGAATCCCGTCAGTCCACGCGGGGGCAGGCATGA